Proteins from a genomic interval of Toxoplasma gondii ME49 chromosome Ia, whole genome shotgun sequence:
- a CDS encoding hypothetical protein (encoded by transcript TGME49_293252) codes for MFCSKHRKTSATSGGHTGGNWAFTHRHPRTSVVTREAMNSPITSNRTGCRRWLHFHASCFPLCSSSSHLKVKKNRKAEALKKNGACVTQENQGKLDCDDDQGKVSPSVAASDFLMPTPFRPERPSVPNDVVLPGSPEQAKVNRHTKEVQNKDRPNGIDKDHRETFAVLKWRSEAKRQPRDRAAVQGKNGAKAKFRDLAFLPAVDFPFFFGLLSECDTHLQQKTDLRGESSDTGLAKERKCASVPVTSFPTGKSGSGRSSPVNIPVGELRTKDRNTEAITCRLSEFGPRKLSSIKRQWVSYGKNGDCFVENRINYAREYKQESISDEDSFVSGEKPCSENQTGPSAGSERDEGGFRDPMNTSIFDLPGSVEECFLPSPVLQESSRFCRTLFDIPTEDLQSPRAGEDVDSASRVQPLECQKTAVSEGSVENVTGEFGKQAICSFSALLVEERERQGATSLLERDERPKGTKRRTTRRMVRKRSKEVASRRDGRIGCVCKKRRPCGRCGEHVMKKNMSRERQAENNWRTSIRTPFWSEDAVLQEGNSSSTSASYGCTSQNGTMSFTCISRSSSFSSRHTQIHPSLETPEGLSGSAQYRLTKSMLSRNLTLLSSPEKGNCPKPTDLEDDAHAPLSPSFCVFVSPEDTTGAEEGEAQRPLFCQEASAFTTFAATESGRASENDILQYFHNNAERVSSSGTKRMDQDEESPVGEDKKIPSVFHESAHGEAPDCRHILRQNSSASDARDESPGSSRVLKGVESVSGSVEADTRCDSENSSSCKNARIEGVTPPREVVRERRRRTKRRRVSLTTVSRLPPLLLDTSSLREKSGLKEKQSVCTNHRRYRSAPESICSAEEFICSNLLSEPSPPNGENVTLEMGEAETAVELSSQPETLRSASRSLSHSPGGEKDEHQWSETERFLSVVGEGIVNILGRGADTLQNILSEKALQHWAGDAASVTSETSLEEGRAQGESCTEKRRRKRPLPDFPCSLPFSCNKGATCSFSSFSASVRQVCTQEGIWRECSRRLQHRRDGTDTSPVCSTIERNEGQTDAIVDHLRQPIQHRECTALQVAPITDQENSSPSVSSYLAPKKKLAMLQRPSSSFFVFPYSSPEKLPTCFSPLQAVSPSFGFMPCDLPRTGHPDAIRFCSFPSYSPRPTCGKSSDRSACHPSVALPRQSPRENFQQRGELLRSAFRHVRRISSLPKRRTTAANGQGLKPDPVKRGGSSEFSSRSWPADTTKSRFSGPHVSRVASSPSLVAVDSNKPRAKKEKTYKLETSSSFEKLDAGQDSCTFPAFRGQRYVNCRSTLRSPGIKGFPPSLSTSSCVSFSSLAAASPFSSIPDSTTFSKAPGAPLFCAPFHLQTWLSGGRPMKQKCKRHKPLWAFPCSRPIPCSSVALLNRGYTTAGSITANGYRRARPHPPAPIFLQRIRKSIMDKELWSPRKVIPMSPLLLPQLNAGLQPIHQPLSSSPSPASVPSGMLRTRGISTDLAPQRRGIIACRRIEPICIIQESKNMHH; via the coding sequence ATGTTCTGCTCCAAACACCGGAAAACGTCAGCAACTTCAGGGGGACACACTGGCGGCAACTGGGCCTTCACGCACCGGCACCCACGAACCTCAGTAGTAACAAGAGAGGCTATGAACTCTCCCATCACATCGAACAGGACAGGATGCAGACGGTGGCTGCATTTTCACGCGAGTTGTTTTCCTTTATGCAGCAGCTCAAGTCATCTGAAGGTGAAAAAAAACCGCAAAGCCGAAGCCTTGAAAAAAAACGGCGCGTGTGTTACACAGGAGAACCAAGGAAAGCTAGACTGCGACGATGACCAAGGAAAAGTGTCACCGTCTGTTGCAGCGTCGGATTTTCTGATGCCCACCCCGTTCAGACCCGAGAGGCCCTCTGTCCCAAACGATGTTGTTTTGCCTGGTTCGCCCGAACAGGCGAAAGTTaacagacacacaaaggAGGTGCAGAACAAGGATAGGCCAAACGGAATAGACAAGGACCATCGGGAGACGTTCGCTGTCTTAAAGTGGAGATCAGAGGCAAAAAGACAGCCTCGAGATCGTGCAGCTGTACAGGGGAAAAACGGGGCCAAAGCCAAGTTCAGAGATCTTGCTTTCCTCCCTGCTGTAGATttcccgtttttcttcggtttGTTGAGCGAGTGTGACACTCACCTACAGCAGAAGACGGATCTTCGAGGTGAAAGCAGTGACACTGGATTAGCAAAAGAGCGGAAATGTGCGTCAGTCCCTGTAACAAGCTTTCCAACAGGAAAGTCTGGGTCAGGCAGGAGTTCTCCAGTAAATATCCCAGTCGGTGAACTGCGAACTAAGGACAGGAATACAGAGGCAATTACATGTCGTTTGAGCGAGTTTGGACCCCGGAAGCTCTCCAGCATAAAACGCCAGTGGGTTTCCTACGGTAAAAACGGAGACTGTTTCGTAGAAAACAGGATCAACTACGCACGCGAATACAAGCAGGAGAGCATAAGCGATGAAGATTCGTTTGTTTCTGGGGAGAAACCATGTAGTGAGAATCAAACTGGCCCTTCAGCAGGAAGTGAAAGAGATGAGGGTGGATTTCGGGACCCAATGAACACGAGCATCTTTGACCTTCCTGGCTCTGTAGAGGAATGCTTTCTTCCCAGTCCTGTTCTCCAGGAGAGCTCTCGGTTTTGCCGCACACTATTTGACATACCGACAGAAGACTTGCAGTCTCCAAGAGcgggagaagatgtcgatTCCGCATCGCGAGTCCAGCCTCTGGAATGCCAGAAAACTGCTGTGAGTGAAGGGTCTGTAGAGAATGTCACGGGGGAGTTCGGAAAACAAGCAATATGCTCATTTTCTGCGTTGctggtggaggagagagagcgacaaggcgccacttctcttctggaacgagacgagagaccGAAGGGGACGAAACGCCGAACAACGAGAAGGATGGTGAGAAAAAGGTCTAAAGAAGTTgccagcagaagagacggccGGATTGGATGCGTTTGCAAGAAGCGACGCCCATGCGGTCGATGTGGTGAGCACGTTATGAAAAAAAACATGAGTAGAGAAAGACAGGCGGAAAACAACTGGCGTACCTCGATAAGGACGCCTTTCTGGTCGGAAGACGCCGTGCTGCAGGAAGGAAATAGTTCTTCCACCTCAGCCAGTTATGGATGCACTTCTCAGAACGGTACCATGAGTTTCACTTGCATTTCtcggtcttcctctttctcgagcAGACACACCCAAATCCACCCCTCCCTGGAAACCCCTGAGGGCCTCAGTGGGTCGGCTCAATACAGGTTGACCAAGTCGATGCTGTCCCGTAATCTAACTTTACTCTCTTCGCCAGAGAAAGGGAACTGTCCCAAACCTACTGATTTAGAAGACGATGCACACGCGCCGTTGTCACCTTCGTTTTGCGTCTTCGTGTCTCCCGAAGACACGACAGGTGCCGAAGAGGGCGAAGCACAACGACCGTTGTTTTGTCAAGAAGCGTCAGCTTTCACGACATTTGCAGCAACCGAGTCCGGCAGAGCTTCAGAAAACGACATTCTGCAGTACTTTCACAACAACGCCGAGAGGGTCAGTAGCTCGGGAACCAAACGTATGGATCAGGACGAGGAGTCTCCCGTAGGTGAAGACAAGAAAATACCATCAGTGTTCCATGAAAGCGCTCACGGTGAGGCGCCGGACTGCCGCCATATTCTTCGACAAAACAGTTCGGCTTCCGACGCCAGAGATGAATCACCGGGAAGTAGTCGCGTTTTGAAGGGGGTTGAAAGCGTTTCTGGCTCTGTGGAGGCAGATACAAGGTGTGACAGCGAAAATTCAAGTTCCTGTAAGAACGCACGGATAGAGGGTGTTACTCCTCCCAGGGAGGTAGtccgagaaaggcgaaggcgaaccaaacgaagaagagtctcCTTGACAACCGTTTCCAGACTGCCTCCGCTCTTACTAGATACTTCATCTCTTCGTGAGAAGAGCGGactgaaagaaaaacagtctGTATGTACAAACCACCGTAGGTATCGATCTGCACCTGAATCGATTTGTTCGGCCGAGGAATTCATATGCTCTAACCTACTGTCTGAACCCTCTCCCCCAAACGGTGAAAACGTTACGTTGGAGATGGGAGAGGCCGAAACTGCGGTGGAACTTTCATCACAGCCGGAAACACTCCGTTCTGCCAGCAGGAGCCTTTCGCACTCACCAGGAGGGGAAAAAGATGAGCACCAGTGgtcagagacggagagattTCTGTCTGTCGTTGGAGAAGGGATTGTGAATATCCTCGGAAGAGGTGCAGATACACTCCAAAACATACTCTCAGAAAAAGCGCTGCAGCACTGGGCAGGGGACGCTGCAAGTGTGACCTCTGAGACCAGCTtggaggaagggagagctCAAGGTGAATCCTGTACGGAAAAAAGGAGGCGAAAACGACCGCTACCGGACTTTCCTTGTTCTTTACCGTTTTCCTGCAACAAAGGTGCAACATGTTCGTTCTCATCGTTCTCCGCATCTGTCAGACAAGTTTGTACGCAAGAAGGCATTTGGAGAGAATGCAGCAGACGCCTCCAGCACCGAAGAGACGGAACGGATACGAGCCCGGTGTGTTCTACCAttgaaagaaacgaaggacaAACAGATGCGATAGTAGATCATCTTCGCCAACCCATTCAACATCGGGAATGTACCGCGCTGCAGGTGGCTCCGATAACGGATCAAGAGAACTCTTCCCCATCTGTTTCCAGTTACCTTGCCCCAAAGAAAAAGCTAGCAATGTTGCAAcgcccttcctcttcctttttcgtttttccgtATTCTTCCCCTGAGAAACTGCCGACTTGTTTCTCCCCTCTACAAGCAGTGTCACCTTCCTTTGGTTTCATGCCCTGTGACTTACCCAGAACAGGACACCCCGACGCAATTCGCTTTTGCTCTTTTCCGTCTTACTCTCCTAGGCCCACCTGTGGCAAATCCTCGGATAGATCTGCGTGCCATCCTTCCGTTGCTCTCCCGCGGCAATCCCCCCGGGAAAATTTTCAGCAAAGGGGAGAGCTGCTCCGCAGCGCTTTTCGCCATGTACGCAGAATATCCAGTTTGCCAAAAAGACGGACAACGGCGGCGAATGGCCAAGGACTGAAACCTGATCCTGTTAAGCGGGGTGGTTCCTCGGAGTTCTCCAGTCGTTCATGGCCTGCAGACACAACGAAATCACGTTTCAGTGGCCCGCATGTAAGCCGCGTGGCGTCGTCACCAAGTCTAGTCGCAGTGGACAGTAATAAACCGCgagcaaagaaagaaaaaacctACAAATTGGAAACCTCCTCGTCATTTGAAAAACTCGATGCAGGTCAAGATAGCTGTACGTTCCCTGCGTTTCGCGGCCAGAGGTATGTGAATTGCCGTTCGACACTTCGTTCCCCTGGAATCAAGGGGTTTCCCCCGTCTCTGTCTACATCTTCttgcgtttccttttcttcccttgctgctgcttctccattTAGCTCGATACCGGACTCAACCACATTCAGCAAGGCCCCTGGTGCTCCCCTCTTCTGTGCGCCCTTCCATCTCCAAACGTGGCTGTCCGGGGGAAGACCGATGAAACAAAAATGCAAGAGACACAAGCCTCTATGGGCATTTCCTTGCTCTCGACCAATTCCCTGCTCGAGTGTCGCCCTCTTGAACAGAGGGTATACCACCGCAGGGTCGATAACTGCAAATGGATATAGAAGGGCGAGGCCGCATCCGCCTGCTCCTATTTTTCTCCAGCGAATACGAAAATCTATCATGGATAAGGAACTCTGGAGCCCCAGAAAAGTAATACCCATGTCGCCTTTGCTGCTTCCTCAATTGAATGCGGGACTACAGCCGATACATcaacctctctcttcttccccatcCCCTGCATCAGTACCATCTGGAATGCTTCGCACGCGAGGGATATCTACCGACTTGGCACCACAACGCCGGGGAATTATCGCTTGCAGAAGAATAGAGCCCATCTGCATAATTCAAGAGTCAAAAAACATGCATCACTAA
- a CDS encoding hypothetical protein (encoded by transcript TGME49_293258) produces the protein MPSRLSFRALSQRWKEFGAGPLAHLLGSAVHGAREFDADKRSVASGTCQVSPGEKEPQDASSCHCGRCFAFLSRQSQSVAPEGGDNRGNKGKQLVRKGQDRQKNKKTEWILRRLSDIKRLNKGRKESPTLLSLTATRPTSTDITQCPSSEADLGRNVRLLSPACSESVCSPHSLATSRRRVSFHPHFYEDPGICEECANYFHVENPGSPLQFSSPRHRQKKNKTQEHFSPAATVPRLASFRTEENEPRRYPAHLKESKEDSETIERDFQRTSSKELEECVTTVQTSRQSSGATRVTWLRRHETSRYSHPKSTEAMSKSDEMSRQPSLISDHDAQKQLFSAVSSEDSDGGDASPCSFAVSQHSVGGVSCEDSLSSVTPKSCSSSSGLIFASPDERQAGSVECEDTSETNSTENGQEARERTTRVNGDAGPVSRSSPHLPGSSPDSVSSGGRRLARAPGGSASEASVGARNDSGIDAECANKNEPTPRSTGDQDDAISGCTGAANLRKRSEGEEIAGNPHNGEYVGHLPFTDMGTAQAVSVSRQAANTGKQSTCAVYSNHHDTPQSSQSPSAFPRVVADCGDSLSKQGNGWSPRAVPPLSPRAPVSPVCPPNTDGGEAEAATQCCRPTASVSSGDRSFVPLSEKVPGSSRSLPPSGQTEWSSPGSPSRSQPSPGLSSRHRCGESTAEESGDSHTALSSPNFSVDSPSEKLPPVRANNVCVSPASGRGAPEDLPGLDRPSLTSSPCRNESEGCAGSLGQPGNLEGRKVDESTSNSHDPQRAGVSPVPTQEKQRPFSDEGKAPKVTETASEVQAEKLPIKLSEPETSSVEVISNRQRRLLSEAGRKNTTRSVDMSRGSTELTSTERVLASVGEGVTFVLERGAASLVDFLTETLPKLVVEPNRLQNPGRTRPSSLTPTKRHSSHATSALSGRPHTAGGSEQWRPRSCSPARSERCRSFTSLSDWGFRHSERRSEASKDDWDQGVQRRMQDILQEPVDRVFDPHGRKGKGQDKAHPAASVATRLPPLPPRRASADISRGLVDRRLSFSPGPLQSSRCRPKSTTSVRAQKVPLPSHPRTRSASCRGPEDEERDVGCRHSLTPRPVYQALASRQSLVPSGFSNGQCSALLPADLHLRPRCMSPAQVYIRALSPVPTVPENHNCVRVPAVHPFSLQPSACRPVPSVARESAVAFVRPSSASANNVSSAGVLGSGSSQIHSASPRRADTYSSGVHSFSTSVPVFLAPAKPNGVPSRAQSPGPRLAPVHPHFAHGKHSFGVTPHFLHPCLTGSQFSVNTHSATPSVVHPGQSRRCAFPLRAPLNSPLGHTTGAAFLEVPRGCGLADTDSVTEVGTCVKKQRGVAPGLRPCRLLAQANKPAHGWERGETGNWTHSAMANGKLSPTERKTSREGETQMLTKTHSTDGGAGASRIVERTDSFVPSPPASFRGDGSDYRKPPSQLRAKWLREELCRQKAAGELTKENFPMDEFQDLVEPFEILDVGGVKVYKLAADWNSPESVPPSNEWIDQNHMEGLEFTAHLEDITDVANELFLPATSATEISSDDNFRFISANTRFLETNGW, from the exons ATGCCGTCTCGGTTGTCCTTTCGAGCACTGAGCCAGAGATGGAAGGAATTTGGGGCGGGTCCTCTGGCTCATCTGCTCGGGTCTGCTGTGCACGGAGCCAGAGAATTTGACGCAGACAAAAGATCTGTGGCAAGCGGGACATGCCAAGTGTCTCCTGGTGAGAAGGAACCACAGGATGCCTCCTCTTGTCACTGTGGTCgttgcttcgccttccttaGCCGCCAAAGTCAGTCTGTGGCACCTGAGGGAGGTGACAACAGAGGGAACAAGGGGAAGCAGCTTGTGCGAAAGGGTCAAGATCGccagaaaaacaagaagacCGAATGGATTCTAAGACGACTCAGCGACATTAAAAGGCTCAACAAG GGTCGCAAGGAATCTCCCACTCTTCTTTCCCTGACTGCCACCCGACCGACTTCGACAGACATTACCCAGTGCCCATCGTCTGAAGCTGATCTAGGCCGCAACGTCCGTTTGCTGTCGCCAGCTTGCAGCGAGTCCGTTTGTTCGCCGCATTCGTTAGCAACTTCGAGACGCAGAGTGTCTTTCCATCCTCACTTTTACGAAGACCCCGGAATTTGTGAGGAATGTGCAAACTATTTCCATGTCGAGAACCCAGGGTCGCCTCTGCAGTTCTCCAGCCCTCGTCACCGGCAAAAGAAAAATAAGACACAAGAGCACTTTTCCCCGGCAGCTACGGTGCCTCGGCTCGCGAGTTTCCGAACAGAAGAGAATGAGCCTCGAAGATATCCAGCGCATTTGAAAGAGTCGAAAGAGGACTCTGAAACGATAGAGAGGGATTTCCAACGCACTTCTTCAAAGGAATTGGAGGAGTGTGTTACAACTGTGCAGACTTCGCGACAGTCGTCTGGTGCCACTCGAGTGACATGGCTGAGAAGACACGAGACATCCAGATATTCCCACCCGAAAAGTACAGAAGCGATGAGCAAAAGCGACGAAATGTCGAGACAACCGTCTCTCATCTCAGACCACGATGCACAGAAACAGTTGTTTTCCGCTGTGTCGTCTGAAGATAGCGATGGAGGCGACGCGTCGCCCTGCAGTTTTGCAGTGTCTCAGCACTCTGTTGGTGGCGTTTCATGTGAAGACAGCCTGAGTAGCGTCACTCCGAAGagttgttcttcttcctcgggaTTGATTTTCGCGTCGCCCGATGAACGTCAAGCCGGGAGTGTCGAGTGCGAAGACACCAGTGAAACGAACTCGACAGAAAACGGGcaggaagcaagagaaaggacGACCCGCGTTAACGGAGACGCGGGTCCGGTGTCTCGCTCGAGTCCTCACCTCCCCGGTAGCAGCCCCGATTCAGTGTCCTCTGGCGGCAGGAGGCTCGCACGAGCCCCCGGTGGGAGCGCTTCTGAGGCTTCCGTGGGGGCAAGAAACGACTCAGGCATCGACGCAGAGTGCGCAAACAAGAATGAACCTACGCCTAGATCCACCGGTGATCAGGATGATGCAATCTCCGGCTGTACTGGAGCCGCGAATTTGAGGAAAAGATCCGAAGGTGAGGAAATTGCTGGCAACCCACACAATGGCGAATACGTGGGTCATCTTCCCTTCACGGATATGGGTACTGCCCAAGCAGTGTCTGTTTCAAGGCAAGCAGCGAACACTGGAAAGCAGTCGACTTGCGCAGTTTACAGCAACCACCACGATACCCCGCAATCTTCACAGAGTccatctgcttttcctcgcgtTGTGGCCGACTGTGGCGACTCTTTGTCAAAACAAGGAAATGGTTGGAGCCCCCGGGCGGTTCCTCCGCTGTCGCCTCGAGcacctgtctctccagtttgTCCTCCGAACACAGATGGGGGAGAAGCTGAGGCGGCTACGCAGTGCTGCCGTCCTACGGCGTCGGTCTCCTCTGGAGATCGTTCCTTTGTTCCTCTTTCCGAGAAAGTTCCTGGATCCTCACGCTCGCTGCCTCCGTCGGGGCAAACAGAGTGGAGCTCTCCAGGGAGTCCCTCGAGATCCCAGCCTTCACCTGGACTCTCCAGCCGTCACCGCTGTGGAGAGTCCACTGCTGAGGAAAGCGGTGACAGCCACACAGCCTTGTCTTCACCTAACTTCTCAGTGGATTCTCCCAGCGAGAAACTCCCCCCCGTGAGAGCCAACAACGTTTGCGTTTCGCCGGCTTCAGGCCGGGGTGCCCCAGAGGACCTGCCGGGTCTAGACCGGCCTTCCCTCACATCTTCACCGTGTCggaacgagagcgaagggTGTGCCGGGAGTTTAGGCCAGCCAGGGAACctggaagggagaaaggtgGACGAGAGCACTTCGAACTCTCACGATCCCCAGAGAGCCGGCGTGTCACCGGTGCCGAcgcaggagaaacagagacctTTTTCAGATGAAGGGAAAGCCCCAAAGGTAACGGAGACGGCCTCCGAGGTCCAGGCAGAAAAACTCCCCATAAAGCTGTCTGAACCCGAAACCTCCTCAGTCGAGGTGATAAGcaacagacagaggagactcCTCAGTGAAGCAGGTCGGAAAAATACAACGAGAAGTGTGGACATGTCCCGTGGGTCAACAGAGCTGACCTCGACAGAGAGGGTCCTCGCATCCGTCGGCGAAGGTGTCACTTTTGTGCTGGAACGCGGGGCGGCGTCGCTCGTGGATTTCCTCACAGAGACTCTCCCGAAGCTTGTCGTAGAACCAAACCGTCTGCAGAATCCCGGAAGGACCCGACCTTCGAGTTTAACACCCACGAAGAGACACTCTAGCCACGCCACATCCGCGTTGTCCGGAAGGCCGCATACGGCAGGAGGGTCTGAACAGTGGCGGCCGAGGTCTTGTTCGCCTGCTCGCAGTGAGCGCTGTCGAAGTTTCACCAGCTTGAGCGACTGGGGCTTCAGGCACTCCGAGCGGCGGTCGGAGGCCTCCAAAGACGATTGGGATCAGGGAGTTcaaaggcgcatgcaggacaTCTTGCAAGAGCCGGTGGATCGAGTGTTTGACCCACACGGTAGAAAAGGGAAAGGGCAGGACAAAGCGCATCCTGCGGCATCAGTGGCAACGCGCTTGCCACCGTTGCCTCCTCGAAGGGCCTCTGCCGACATCAGTCGCGGTCTCGTGGACAGACGCCTCTCCTTTTCACCTGGTCCTCTGCAGAGTTCCAGATGTCGGCCGAAGTCGACAACCAGTGTCCGCGCACAGAAGGTGCCTCTCCCCTCTCATCCACGAACGCGATCGGCTTCGTGCAGAGGgccagaagacgaagaaagagatgtGGGATGCCGCCATTCTTTAACGCCTCGACCTGTATACCAGGCTCTGGCTAGTCGTCAGAGTCTCGTGCCTTCTGGCTTTTCAAACGGACAGTGCAGCGCACTCCTACCCGCTGATCTGCATCTGAGGCCGCGGTGTATGTCGCCCGCGCAAGTGTATATCCGGGCCCTGTCTCCCGTTCCAACAGTCCCGGAAAACCACAACTGCGTTCGCGTTCCTGCAGTtcaccctttctctctgcagcccAGTGCGTGTCGCCCGGTGCCAAGCGTGGCCAGGGAATCCGCAGTCGCGTTTGTGCGACCTTCATCCGCGTCTGCTAACaacgtttcttctgcggGGGTTCTGGGCAGCGGCAGCTCCCAGATACACAGTGCATCGCCACGAAGAGCTGACACTTACTCTTCTGGTGTCCATTCTTTTTCCACGTCAGTGCCAGTTTTTCTAGCTCCCGCTAAGCCCAATGGCGTTCCCTCAAGGGCGCAGTCGCCGGGACCGCGCCTGGCTCCTGTGCATCCGCATTTCGCCCACGGCAAGCATTCCTTCGGTGTCACTCCACATTTTCTGCACCCCTGTTTGACAGGATCTCAATTTTCAGTCAACACGCACTCTGCCACACCTTCAGTGGTCCACCCAGGGCAGTCGCGCCGCTGCGCCTTTCCCCTTCGTGCACCGTTGAATTCTCCACTGGGGCACACAACGGGTGCTGCCTTTCTGGAGGTGCCTAGAGGCTGTGGACTTGCTGACACTGATTCTGTCACTGAAGTAGGAACATGCGTCAAAAAGCAGCGAGGTGTCGCGCCAGGATTACGGCCGTGTAGGCTGCTGGCTCAGGCGAATAAACCAGCACACGGATGGGAACGCGGAGAAACGGGGAACTGGACGCATTCTGCGATGGCGAATGGAAAGCTTAgcccgacagagagaaaaacgtcaAGGGAAGGGGAAACGCAGATGCTCACGAAAACGCATTCGACAGACGGAGGGGCTGGTGCTTCAAGAATAGTAGAAAGGACAGACTCTTTTGTGCCTTCACCTCCGGCGTCCTTCCGTGGAGACGGTAGCGATTACAGAAAGCCACCCTCGCAGCTCCGAGCGAAGTGGCTCAGAGAGGAGCTGTGTAGACAGAAGGCGGCAGGGGAGCTGACGAAGGAAAATTTTCCCATGGATGAATTTCAAGATCTCGTAGAGCCGTTCGAAATCCTCGATGTAGGTGGGGTGAAAGTGTACAAACTCGCAGCGGACTGGAACTCCCCGGAATCCGTACCGCCTAGCAATGAATGGATCGACCAAAACCATATGGAGGGTCTCGAGTTCACGGCCCACCTTGAAGATATTACTGATGTAGCCAACGAG